ctaaaactgaaaaaaaatcaagaattaacaaTACGTGGTTGTTGACAAATATGGATGTAAGCAAAAGAATGAATTGAAAGAGTTACATATGAACTTCAGGAAAGAAATGGGGGAAAGAGTACTGAGATTACCACTTTTCTGAATAAGCCTTGTAGAACAAGTTAATTCTTTATGTGAAgtgatttttgatgaaaataaaaattgaaaaatgaatataaagtatGATAGCCGAAATGCCTGACCATGAAAAGAAGTAGATATAAAGGGGTAGAAAACCAATGTGGGTAAAGCAGGTTTGTTAATGCAGAAGATAACAGAGCAGAGTTAAGTGCTGATGGTCAAGATCTATTTGATGAGGGAGAATGAAAATGGAgaggtaatcccagctactcaggaggctgaagcaggaggattagcAAGACATTGTAGTAAGATAACAAGGGAACGAATGAAGGAAGGTGTGGAGAAGCTAGAGAAGTGATGGATGAAGTCACCCACTAACACACACTGGAACTTTACCTCCCATAGGTGGAGGAGTGTTTCTAAAATTAGTCAAGAAGAGAATGGGGGTGCAAGGATAGGATAATTTATAGATTGATTATCgaaggaggagggaaagtttctcttttctccatatGGCACAGTCATCAATTGAGAGGGAAAATGGGAGGAGAGGGCAAGGGGAGAAGGACACCATCTGTCCTTGCTGAGGGTGGAAGGAAAGTCACTAAGGAACTGTAGATACAGCACATCTGAGAAGCACCAAGTTGAAGCTGTAACCTTAGTGCCCACATGAAAGTCCAAGAACTATAActgaatattctttaaaaaatatacatatatatacatagaagaAAGGGACAGAAGGGGCCgtggttgtggcttagaggtagagtgttcacctaccATGCacgaggcaccaggtttgatcctcagcaccacataaaaataaaataaagatattgtgtccacttataactaaaaaataaatatttttttaaaaaagaaagggacaGAAAGAAATGAACTGTTAACAGTAATTGTATTTGAATGTTAAAACTATATATTCTCTTGTAATactctctattttttaattttgaaaagtgaGTGTGTTATAGTCATAATGGAAATATTAATCTTCACTTTTCAAAGGAAATTCTAAGTCTAGTTCATAGAACTAACTAGCACATACTGGTGAGACCATGTTCAAGAGAGGACAgtaacaaaataatgaaattaccTAAGTATTCACTTTAATGAAAAACTGGTAAAATAATTATGTCACATTTATACAGTTGAACCCTATGCAGCTATTAAAAGAACAGGAAATGCTTTATATGGTGACACAGAAGTATCATTAAGATATATCAttcatacataaaagaaaaataatgaagagtGTATATAGGAGCTACCACttctataaaaatttaattttaagcatAAAATTTTATCTAGAAGACCAATAAAAAGAACGAAGTAGATAGATATATACATACTGATATatacaaacattttcaaaatctattactaattttaaaaagaggatacTCAACAATGTGTATACTATGTTCCCAGAAAGAGTACTGAGATTACCACTTTTCTGAATAAGCCTTGTAGAACAAGTTAACACAATGGCTACATACATAATATGTATAATGCAGAAATTTTCCTCAAATTATAGTATAGGAAATATTCTCTCATAACCACAGCAACTGCTTCACACTGGTATGAAGGTATTAAGTACTTTGGTACAGACATTTGCCTACCTGTTCAAGCATCACTATGGAATCTCGGAGTACTCCTTTTAAATGATGAGCCtgatctttgttctttttaatgttttcagttCTTGAGACAATATCAGAGGCtagactgaaagaaaaataacatccCAAATCAAGAGAATAGCTTCTGAACTTTCATTTCCAAAAACTGTCAGTTCCCCATAcattgcaaataaaatacaaaagtaaacaaacaaacaaaaaaaaaaagctaattatGACTACAGGGTAATGAGGAGACCAGAATTTTTAAGACTGGAATTAGATCTTTCTACAACTAAAGAACTGCTGAAATAATATGGTGAAAACAGGCTGGGGAGTGGGATGATGACACTTACTTTAAAGATTTCTCTTCTCGGAGGTGGAGACGGTAAAAGGACTGAGCAGCATATTCTACCTTTGACAGCTTCAGAAACAGTGTCACATTCAACAAAACTAGCAACAGCAAACTAAACAGAACAAACCATACCTGGTTAATCCATACTTACACCTCAAGCATTGCTAGTACACAATATATATGCAAAAGCCtcaaaaaatgtgtatttctaaGACTATTTGCTAATCACTTTAATAAATCATCCCTATTTTATTGTgttaaataattacttttaaatattaagtgaacattggggaaaaaaagatggaggGTAACTAGAGTaacaataaaagtatttaaataactCCAACTCACAGGTTGGAATTGTATCTGacatctctcctctctgcttggAATCCCAGCCAGTATTGATATGTGACCACCAGCTTAGAAATCTACCAGGTAAGCTTTCAGGATGTATTTTTGGGTACTTTGGCTTAAGCAATTATACACCCATAATGCTGCatttcaaaaaaggaaatgaagatcGATATGCAGCTGATCTTAGGTGGATAATGATCTATCTCTTTATTCCCAGTGgagccaaaaagaaaaactaaataaacaattcCCATTTAGCAAAACTTTCCTCTTGTTCATCCTGGAAAAAGGAAGTATCAAATACCCAGTATACAATAATGTTgtcaaatataaaatgttatgtgTTAAATATACTTAATGTATTGGTATTCATAGCAACCTTTCAAGTGAATGAATACatatcttattacacatatatgcaaatatatagatGACACCATatctactttttttctgttaaagcAATGACTTGACATTAAAAACATATAGTGGAAGTTtgtgatatagttcagtggtagatcctcagcaccacaaaaataaaaaataattcacctTTACCCTTCAAGAAaatgatttaagaaaaagaaatttaaaggtagcaagaaaataaatctataaaattattATGGCATTGACATTATATAGGGAtcaatatttcaatatttgaCTATAAATTTTCTGCAAAGTAATGCAAAATAACATTGATAATATTTGCCATTCATTATTGTCATAGAAAGTCAATTTAAGCAAAATATGATAGCATTTTATAAAACTCAAAGGAATAACAATAtttactgttttgaaatctataataagaaaaataattaatataaaagctTCATTCCAAAAAATTATCACCCAGAGTGTATCACTGAGTCAGAACCAATTCAATCAATTTAAAGGACTATCTCAAGATTCATATAGACCCAtgtagatattagttctctaaaTATAAATGGTTAAGTAGATTCCTAGAGTGTACCCTGAGATTCAAatgcatacacaaacacacacgcacgcacgcacacgcatatatacataaacacatcACTATGTGATGCTCAGATTACTTGTGTTGGAATAACCTGGGGAGTGTACTTTAAAATACTGATTATTGATCCCTAGTAGAGATCTACCCAATCAATCTCTGGGACTAGGGCCAAGAAATTCACATTGTAGCTAACTCCCCAAGTGATTCTTAAACACAGTATATGGTAAGAACTACTGACCTAATCAAATAGAGTAAAATAGTATCATTGAGACTTTACCAGCATGTACACGTGTATAAGTATTCCTTTGAAATTTATGGAATTTCCCATAAAAACccataatagtagaaatggatctgatttgtttaaaaattttaaaaaatgtttttgaaatacataCTTGTATTCCTCCAAATTTAACTACTATGAAAATCATACATCAAAAACTACATACTGAAACCTATAAAATTGCTGGTTTTGTAGGCCAACATTGGTCAAATAGTAGTAATTTCAACCCAATAATATACAAATGCATCCAAATTCTTTGGGAAACTAGTTAAAAgtaaatgaagacacaaataaaatgAGCATTCACAACAAATACTTACAAAATACTCATCACCACAATAAGAGCAGTGTTACAggtgttcattttctttcctgaagaTCACAAGAAAAAGGCTGCATTAGAGTGAAGATTGTGATTACAACTGATAAAAAATTAATGTtcatttgaaaattgaaaaagaaaatttaaaagttataagaTAAAGTGATTTAGGGTAGTTTCCCTGTGcctcttttttgatttcttgtaTCCTGTGTAAGgcagaaaaaaatctacaaagaaaAACCTACAGCAATCCTTCAAATTTGGTGTATATTACAAATTAATTTACTCTAAAATTAAGCAATTCATTATAGCATGTGTGATATATAGCTaagtactaaaaaaataatatgtgagcTGGATTTATGTACAgagcttccttccttttttaaaaaaatcattctcatCTATTCACTGTTGCCTACACTTTTAAATTCCAAAATTAAAGAGCCATTAATCTTAAATAGTGTTAAACATTCATACTAAGGTATAAGCCTAAAGAGGATTTGCTAATGTAGGAGAATGAGAGGTATGACAATTTTATAATGCTGAGAAGGCAGAAGCAgcaaaatgtcttcaaaattgAGAGTGGGGGTAATAAAAGTCAGTTCCATCTTTGAAACTTTCCTAAACTGGCCCTGACAGTACATAAGAACAATCTTCTCAAAGATAGAAATCAAATGAGTAAAGTGATCCAGAAGACAGGAGAAGCTATTGTGGTGGGACTGTGGCCAGCAGAGGAACACAGGCATCTGAAGGGGCAGCAAGGAGGAAGCTCTAACCAACTGCTGCTGTGAAGGGTTGTCAGATCTGagtttttgaataaaaatgtccaattttttaaatgctgtgtGGGCTAAATAGAATACTTTTGGCCATATGCCTGCCATTTTAATAACTGCTCCTTTATGCTTTAGTATTTGTTATCTTTAAGGAACTCAAGAGTGTGATAAACATTATCAAAATGATAGGGAAGAAAGACAGACATCCTGACATACAAACAAGGGAGACCTTCTGCTTTCTATAACTGAGCTAAAGTCCTTCATCTGTTCACCAACAACAGCTACCTGTAACATCCCCTTTGGTCTCTAAGCCCATATCTCCAGAAGAATGCTGAGAAGAAAGCTTAGGAACTGTTTCTGCTGTTCGGTTGAAAGTTCGCCTTCTCCTCCGCAGGCAGCTAAGTTTTCCAGGGTCTTCAATAGATTGATTTAACGAAGATTCTTCCATTAACAAATCTGATtctaagaaggaaaacaaaatctttaAATACAGGGAAACCTTCTCAACTATAAGATAGTAgggttttttaaagatttaactATCTGTTAGATTCTTATGGCCTAGATTCAAACTTTATTCTTAATGAAAAGCTTTATGATGACCCCATaatgaggttttatttttctaggaagAATGTGTATTAATAAATGATGGGATCATCAATGCCAATTTGCCATGtgctatattaaatattaatgtaatGGTTTCAGTTATGGAAACAACAGGCCACCCACTTACAATGGATCATTAGAAAAATCTCCAAAATAGGCTAAGGTACTTGTCAACCTCAAAGGAAGGACTAGCAtataatagttttaattttcaatgaGGGTTTGCAAGAAAGGAagcacaagtaaaaaaaaaaaatctaaacaagcTGAAATcctcatttttgttatttctttcaaCCTTTTCCTtcacaagattttttaaattagctcATTATTCAGTgaccaaaataatttttgagttttattttctctgcttctgaTGAGAAGTTTACTAATGaaatagtcaaagagaataaGGCCAGGAAAATAATCAAATGATACTAAATGATACTATGAAATGAATGAACTCCAGTTTTTCCTCAATTAAAAttacattcacatatatacatatatatatacatatatacatatatatatatatttaaaaatatatatattttaaaacatccaaaCAGAATAGCTGTATCACTTCCCCAGTCACTCCTTAGTACCTACCTCCACCAAAtctatacatgtatataacacCATTGCTAAGTGGGCCTCCAAAAGTCCGGAAACCTTCCACAAAGAAGAAAGTTGTGGGCCTAAGGACTTTCCAGATCTTAGAGAGCACAGGGTATATCTGTGACCTGATCACATAATCCCCTCTCTGTATTCATCTTTCTTGGTTCCTTGCAGAGGCAGGGGTTGTGATAGCTCTTCAGTGTATAATActggacaagtcacttaaccaTACCATGTTTCAATTTCCTCTATACTAAAGTGGAAAAGCATAATCATTCCTATTTGCAGGGCTGGATGAGTATGAAATGAGTTAGTatttataaagtacaaaaaattttattatatatctgGCATTAATAAACATTATGTAAGTGTTTGATAGACCATTAAAAATCTGAAGTTTTGAAATCCCATAGAGATAGAGCAAGTAGGGGATTTTGAACCACTTTAGTGAATCATTCCCACCATCATCTATTGTCTCCTGCTATGAATCCAAATGAAGAAGCAATTTATCTTATTAATAAGTGCTACCTTTACAGAAATAGATGCATCAAAAACTTTACAAACCAAGCTGTTTAAAATACTGCTCCAATGAACTCCAGGAATTCTTTTCAATTAAAGATTTGACAAGTCCCCATGgttgttttctgtatttcaaatCTGTGGAAACTCTAAtaggataagaaagaaaaatatttatttaaggtCATGCTAtagttatattaatattataattaaatgaaaGATTATATTCAGTGGAAAGCCAAAAGGATTCAAAgtcattaagattttaaaagaaaatttgttcaCTAATAATGCCTTCAAAAAACTACTGGATTGTTAATAATTTCATCAAATTCTCCTTTTAAATACTTGctattatatttctttcctttctctaatCCTGAGTTTTATATTGCTTACTTATATAGCAATCATGGCTCCAAATAAATGCTAAATTTTCTTCATGCCTTGTATGAAATTTCTAGTGGTCACATATTTGTTAAGAGTAACCACATTAATTAGGACTAGGCCAGGCATATGATAGCTCATCACACTTCAATGCACCAATCCTCACTTCCCACTGCAGCCAGTTACTGCTCACCATCTGCTCTCCCAGAACTCCCAGCCCCCTTGCCCTAAAATAAGGTCATGGGATGAGTTCAGGGCAATGGACTGTGAGCTCAATTCTATAGCTTTCTCTTTCTATAGCAACTGAAATGACACTTATGGATTGTGTGGCTGTAGGATGTTAAGGCTGTTATCAATTGGAGTCCTGGGTAAAGAGCCCCACCCCTCTTCTGATCTCAGAGGATATATAATTTAAGCCAGGAAATAAAGCTTCATTGTGTAAACCTAAAAATTCAGGGTTAAAATGTTACCAGAGCATAATTTAGCCTACTCTGACTATACACTCATTGATGATAGCTCACCTTAGCCTGCATTTCTGTTTTGAAGATGGGATGATACAGTATCTGTTCAGTGTATAGAAGTAATCATGGTAGGGGACATCATGTGTCAGTACTTCTGAatctattaaataaaattgtgCTTCTCGACTTTCTTTATACAGTGTCtgccaaaataagatttttaaaatgttggcatgtacattttaacaattttataagttttttggCAATTTAGAACATATATACTAGAATTCCTTCCCAGAAGTtacaaaagacatgaaaaatctATATACCAAGCTAGAAGAACCTCCACGTTGGCTGTGGCATCTATGAAGTGAGAAGGGGCCCACAGAAATAGATTTAATGTCCCACTGTCATTTCActatacaattaattttttattttaggcatGAGGAGGGGAAAGGAACCATATAATCTCTTGAATGTTTCTTAGTTTACAAGAAGTTTTAAATCTTTGCATTGGAGAACATTCAAAAATCAACTGAATAATACAAAAATTCatcaaaaataatacaaaatttatcAAAGTTTAACCAACCCACCCTTTACCCCAATAGCAAAGGCAACCAAAAATATTGCTTTTGTTATACCAGATTTAAAGTGGCTGTCAGATAAACCTTCCTCATTTTAACCATATCTTTTCTACCTATCCTCTAAGAGGGGAAAATGAGGTTTCCAAGGTTATTAAAGATTCCCTGATATAAAAATACCAAACTTTTCTTATATgtttgacaatattttaaaaaatttaaaaggtaatgAACAAAACTGCAAAAGCATAGATTATAATGGGTATTTGCAAAACAGGTACATTACACTTAAACATAAGTTGCCAATACTGTCATTATTGATTACAGTATTGATTACTCCAAGATAGTGCCAAACTGGTCATTAAATAGCTTATATTTGGTTTCTTTCCCATGTTTCACAATAGCCATCTAGTTATTTGGTACTAAGTTTTGACATGATTCTGCAAGTTGGATTTTAGAagtgctctttttaaaatattttattatgaaaaattgttaacacagtagaagaaatgaagTATAATGAGCCCTCATGAGTTCATCAACCAACTTTAATAACATTATCTACTGCCCAATATTTTTTTATCTGTACCCAACTCCCACATTCCCTCCTTCTACCACCATTTTTTTGCCTGGCTAGATTAGTTTTAAAAGAATCTCAGGCATCAATATACTTTCATTCATAAATATCTCAGCATatctcttttacacacacacacatacacacacacacacacatatatatatatcagtatatttcatttaaaacacaGCTACAGtgccattattatgtataataagttaataattctttttaactGGTAGTTTATTTAATTAAGTTTGGATTAATATGGTTTATATGCCTGGTAAATCTCTTGTAACCTCCAACAgtcccccttcctttttttttctccatttttttttttttttgtagaaattatcTTGGTGACTATGGTAGACAGGTTCTCTCTCATCACACACACGATTCTTTCAGAATACTGACAGGATAGGCATACCTGCTTTTCAGTGGCAGCTGTGCACTTTCTAGTAAGTGGATTATTAAGGACTATAGTGTAGGTCATGTTTCTCAGTTGATCACCTCCAGATTCTACAGTCCAAGGAGTAGACACTACATCTAGTCATGGGAAACATAAAACATGTTAGCTCTAGAAATTTGAAGTGCATGACTTTAAATAGAATCAAAagtattattttagaattatttttttaaaaaatgatttgcttttgcattttttccTACAGTGTGGGAGACCAAACTTAGGGCTAGCACATgttaaacaagcactctaccactgagctataaccatcagccctaaatttttatttttgaccaaTCCTGAGCCCCTTATAATTATGTATGTTCAatgctgaagaaaaagaaattagctgggcatggtggagcacacatGTCACCTAGGCTGCtcaggagactaaagcaggaacttttcaagttcaaggccagcctggtcaacttagtgagatcctgtctcaaaacaaaaaggtctgtggatgtaactcagtggtagaataccctgaattcaaccccaatgccataaaaaagaaaaaaggaaggaaggaaggaaagtggggagagagggagagattaaACATTAGATACTCttatatgttacatatatatatatgtgtttgatCTACTTATTCCTAAACTGTTTCTTATTaatacactttttcttttttttagaagataaaattaaaagttggtttAGCTGTAAGCTTCTCTTTAAAGTCCCTAGTACCTATGGACAAAAGTAATGGCAACAACCTTATCAAACAGAACAACACTTCAGTATACTATCATTGAGGACAAAACTTtagaagacatttatttttatataacaatATGACCTTGATAACCACTTGTAAAGAAATCATGTCAACATCATGAGAAGTCAGAAAATTAGCAGTTTGTCTACAACATCTTCAATCAAGATAAGGTAATAGGATGAAAAATGATTACATTCTATATAAACTTTTTTATATTAACAGGGCTATCGGAACATCTCCATATTTTTAACAGGATCTTGGTCagagttctattttatttactgagGAACAGCACAGTAAGTGAAAACACACTTTGAAGAGAAATGTAGCTCTAGATTACAGCGCCATACAATTAGTTAAGTACAGATAAAAGCAGTATGGACTCTATTCAAAGACCTGACACCTGATGGCACAGGTGGACTAATGGACTTGGGCAATAACTCAGTATGTTTTGCTGCTATTCATCAGCATTCTAAAGTTTAGGAGCCTTTATCTAACCTATTATCcatcataaaaaaaatgaagcaaagatTTATGATATAGTcaattttacttaatttcttttataCAGCTAGGCCTAGAGTTTAATTATGGACCATGAAGCTGTCCTTGAGTATCTGAAAAAACCttataactaaattaaaaaggCAACATCATGAACCATAAAATCTTTATCCAGGATTTGCTGAAAAAAGGATTTATTTGGGTGTTcataaaagaagatatacaattaattCTAAAATACTGTTTCGGAAGATTGCTTTGGTCATGTCAGCCTGTTTCAGGAAAATGACATGAATAATCAATTGCATATCAAAATTGAAAGATATCATTGATTTCTGATATTTAAATTGTATACTATTCAATGAAACAATAAacaaggataaaagaaaaatatctattttcccCTGTATgttatgtttgcatttttaacaatGTTACCAACAAGATGTACTAAATATCATTTGCCAGACATCACATAATTAACATCATATTGGAAATAAGTCCTCCAATATCTAAATAAAGTtcatgataatataaaaaaatactagaatgaaattataagaaaagTGGCAATAGTGCACAAAAGGACACATGAGTCATCTGATATACTGAGTTAAAGTAataaagaacagagcagggattGTAGAacaaacactttaaatttttaatttaaatatttaatttaaatatttaaactggTGAAACATAACACCCATTAGGatccttattattttttcttttttatttatatatgacagtggaatgcattacaattctgatTATACATAGAGAGCACAGgatccttattatttttaaaaaatagaaaataacaagtgttggtgaggatgtggagaaaccaGAACCTCTGTCCACTACTGGTGGGAATGGAAAATGGTATGattattatggaaaacagtgtgctctttctcaaaaaattaaacatagagtTATCTTATGATATAACAACTCCACTTGtaagtatatacccaaaagaactgaAGGTGGGGACTATACATCAGTATTCACAGCAGTATTATTCAGAGTAGCCAAAAAATGTAAATGACCAAATGTCATtagcagatgaatgaataaacagaatGTACTACTGTATatgcatacaatgaaatattattcttccttaaaaagttataaaattctgacacatgctacaacatggatgaataaACCTTGAAGGCATGCTAAGTGTAATAAGCCCATCATTtaaggacaaatattgtatgatttccACTTACACAAGGTACCTAGAGTAGCTAAACtcagagacagaaaatataatGGAGGTCACCAGgaacaaagggaaaggaaaaacagaaagttATTATTTAATAGGTTCAGAGCTTGCTTGGGATAATGAAGTTCTGAAAATGAATGGTGATAATGTTTCTGCAACAATATGAATGTACTAAATGCCTCTGAACTGTACACCTAAAAATGGgtcttatgtatattttatcataatttttaaaattgataaatctagGTAGAGGGAATATGGATGTTATTATACATGcaaattcttttacattttcaaaatgaaaaatttggatAAAAGTACTGAAAGCTGAGTTTTTAATTACAGGTAGTGTCACACAACTGTAAATTAAGATTAAATAGAAGATCCACTTAAAAActccttgattttttaaaagatatccaGTAGTGGCCATTTCAATGCTGGAATTAGACTTAACCCACAAATAGTCAattacacaaaaatattaaatttttacatttttaaaagatgccttTGAAACTCATTATTAAGAAATACAATTTGATTACCAGGTAAAAGATTCCAAGGACAGCAGTATGTTTTGCAGCCATGTGCAAATTGTCTTTTGAGGAAAAGTTTTTCCCTATAATCTTGCACTGTGCCTATAATTGTTCAGATTGTGATTATGTAGAAATCTTTGCTTCCAAAGCCATTTATAACATCAGATAGCAGATATAGTCATTCATATTGAAGCCAGGTATGAAATCAGACAACAAATGTAATTGTGTTTCAAAACCTGAACTTCATTTAGTATAAAGCATGGAATAACATGCTAGTCCCTTTGGGGTTTTTCATCCATAAAAAAATGGCAGTGCAATGTCAATAGGCATCACTTAGAAAATTAAGGGAAATAATAAATCTGAGTCTTCTACTTTTCCAAGTAGAAatgaataacaataaaatataaaataaattccaaaaagaGATAATAAGTTAAATATAAGATACTGAGTGAAGAGGAAGATTTATAACTCTCCAATAAgccacacttttaaaaaaaaacacatttttaaaaacaaaagaaagtgatTTATGAAAACATGAATCAATATATCACAAGAGTCAATATCTATCAATTAGAAATATCTTTGCTATTCTAATGTGTATaagaaaaaattgatttttatatgtagaAACAATATTGATAATATCATCtatgaatatataattatgtttacataaaagttTCAAATAAAGGAATAACATTTAGTGGTAAATAAAATCCatagattaaaatttttattttaattgattgtaCAATAACTTTCTCATAAGCAACTTACCTTATGTCAATCTCTGATGCTGCTATATTCTAATTCTTTATAGCAAACTAAACCACTTACTCCCAAAGTTAGTAAAGTATCTGGAAATGTTTaggttaaattcatttttaaactatAAGATATTTGAGATATTTACCTTGGCACATGATCATTGAAATCCTTCCAATTTcctaaaaaactttattttttttcactaaaatacaCTACAGACTATAATCTCAAATACATAGGTCCATGCTTTTCACAAAGGAAAGATATACATGTGCCCCACTCAGACTAAGATATAAAATTTCTATCAATATCCCAAAAGCTTCCTCCCAGTCTTTACCCACTGACTCTCCACAACTGAAATCACTATGTCAACTTCATAAGtttattttgcctgtttttaaactttatataaagaaattatataccATGTGTTATTTTGTACCTGGTTTCTTAGCTTAACATTGTGTCTGAGGTTCCTTCAtactatagtttgccattgtttTCATTAGTATATAGTATTATTCTATGGAAGCTtttggaatttatatattttattattgatagaTATTTGGAAGGTTCTGAGTTTggactattataaataaagctactGTGAACACTACAGCAGATGTCATTCAGAGAACTCATGTGCCCATTTCTCAGGGGTGTACACCTAAGGAGTGGAATCTCTTGAGTTAGAGAATTCATAGCTTTAACAAACATTAGCAAACCATTTGGCAAAGTAGTTGTTCTAG
This window of the Ictidomys tridecemlineatus isolate mIctTri1 chromosome 3, mIctTri1.hap1, whole genome shotgun sequence genome carries:
- the Gramd1c gene encoding protein Aster-C isoform X5; translated protein: MENLSLSIEDNEQPSSPRRSGVDDSGERDEKLSKSISFTRESIHQVSETESLDGNSSKGALGKEEPESEKQIPKSPLLTSEKRLSRMSSKSLDLNKNEYLSLEKSSTSDSVDEEDFPEKDLRGRLYINRVFHISAERMFELLFTSSRFMQRFSSSRNIIDVVSTPWTVESGGDQLRNMTYTIVLNNPLTRKCTAATEKQTLYKESREAQFYLIDSEVLTHDVPYHDYFYTLNRYCIIPSSKQKCRLRVSTDLKYRKQPWGLVKSLIEKNSWSSLEQYFKQLESDLLMEESSLNQSIEDPGKLSCLRRRRRTFNRTAETVPKLSSQHSSGDMGLETKGDVTGKKMNTCNTALIVVMSIFLLLLVLLNVTLFLKLSKVEYAAQSFYRLHLREEKSLNLASDIVSRTENIKKNKDQAHHLKGVLRDSIVMLEQLKSSLIMLQKTFDLLNKNKTGMAVKS
- the Gramd1c gene encoding protein Aster-C isoform X6 codes for the protein MENLSLSIEDNEQPSPRRSGVDDSGERDEKLSKSISFTRESIHQVSETESLDGNSSKGALGKEEPESEKQIPKSPLLTSEKRLSRMSSKSLDLNKNEYLSLEKSSTSDSVDEEDFPEKDLRGRLYINRVFHISAERMFELLFTSSRFMQRFSSSRNIIDVVSTPWTVESGGDQLRNMTYTIVLNNPLTRKCTAATEKQTLYKESREAQFYLIDSEVLTHDVPYHDYFYTLNRYCIIPSSKQKCRLRVSTDLKYRKQPWGLVKSLIEKNSWSSLEQYFKQLESDLLMEESSLNQSIEDPGKLSCLRRRRRTFNRTAETVPKLSSQHSSGDMGLETKGDVTGKKMNTCNTALIVVMSIFLLLLVLLNVTLFLKLSKVEYAAQSFYRLHLREEKSLNLASDIVSRTENIKKNKDQAHHLKGVLRDSIVMLEQLKSSLIMLQKTFDLLNKNKTGMAVKS